From one Geoalkalibacter halelectricus genomic stretch:
- a CDS encoding SPASM domain-containing protein, whose product MREKLVCTQPFSWCEVHSDGSVFLCCPAWLKAPAGNLLEQSLEEIWNGPLAREVRKGVLNGTFHRCGKRCPRLAAGRPPVVDLAEVEDAEVHRALSQGLAVLPYGLKILNLCFDSRCNLACPSCRAAPVDKHSSSAAPLLERILTQCAPQVQTLVVAGHGDPFATPTYRALLQDIHPERWPRLEEIRLHTNGLLWDAATWRSLENIHVLAREAEISVDAATPGTYALNRGGDWQQLLTNLRFIATLPLQGKLSMVVQRNNFREMPSFADLADSLGFRAYFSQLVNWGTFSREEYRRRAVQHPEHPEHGQFLAMLAQVARRHHVDLGNLAPLVNTAALVALPS is encoded by the coding sequence ATGAGGGAAAAGCTGGTCTGCACCCAGCCCTTTTCCTGGTGCGAGGTGCACTCGGACGGCAGCGTTTTTCTCTGCTGCCCGGCCTGGCTCAAGGCCCCGGCGGGCAATTTGCTGGAGCAATCCCTGGAGGAAATCTGGAACGGCCCCCTGGCCCGCGAGGTGCGCAAGGGGGTGCTCAACGGCACCTTTCACCGCTGTGGCAAGCGCTGCCCGCGCCTGGCGGCCGGCCGGCCGCCGGTGGTGGATCTTGCCGAGGTCGAGGATGCCGAGGTGCACCGGGCACTGAGCCAGGGGCTGGCTGTTCTGCCTTACGGGCTGAAAATCCTCAATCTTTGCTTCGATTCGCGCTGCAATCTGGCCTGCCCAAGCTGTCGCGCGGCGCCCGTGGACAAACATTCTTCGAGCGCCGCGCCGCTTCTCGAAAGAATCCTCACCCAATGCGCGCCGCAGGTGCAAACCCTGGTGGTTGCCGGGCATGGCGACCCCTTCGCCACGCCGACTTACCGCGCCCTGCTCCAGGACATCCATCCCGAGCGCTGGCCGCGCCTTGAGGAAATCCGCCTGCACACCAACGGCCTGCTGTGGGATGCCGCGACCTGGCGAAGCCTGGAGAACATTCATGTCCTAGCGCGCGAGGCGGAAATTTCCGTGGATGCCGCGACACCCGGCACCTACGCCCTCAATCGCGGCGGCGACTGGCAGCAACTGCTCACCAACCTCAGGTTCATCGCCACCCTGCCCCTGCAGGGAAAACTGAGCATGGTCGTGCAGCGCAACAATTTTCGCGAGATGCCGTCTTTTGCGGACCTGGCCGATTCCTTGGGCTTTCGCGCCTATTTCAGCCAACTGGTCAATTGGGGAACATTTTCACGCGAGGAGTATCGGCGGCGGGCGGTACAGCACCCCGAGCATCCCGAGCACGGTCAATTTCTCGCCATGCTCGCCCAAGTGGCAAGAAGGCACCATGTCGATCTCGGCAATCTGGCGCCGCTGGTGAACACCGCCGCCCTGGTTGCCCTGCCGTCGTAG
- the trhA gene encoding PAQR family membrane homeostasis protein TrhA produces the protein MDPRYYRINQIANILAPGVGFVLSVPGLVVLLVAAARHGDGWHVVSSAIYGTSLVLSYAAFTLYHVFKFHARWSDLFRILDHSTIYLLIAGTYTPFTLVFLRGNWGWTLFAAVWGLTLAGVMFKIFFIHRFKILAPLIYLGMGWLIILAIEPAVALIPRPAIHLLVAGGLAYSFGLIFYAWKALLFHHAIWHLFVFAGSLLHYLAVLWYVIPAPTP, from the coding sequence ATGGATCCACGTTACTATCGCATCAATCAGATCGCCAATATTCTTGCCCCCGGCGTCGGCTTCGTTCTGAGCGTTCCCGGCCTGGTCGTGCTGCTCGTCGCCGCTGCCCGCCATGGGGACGGCTGGCATGTGGTGAGCAGCGCCATCTACGGCACCAGCTTGGTTCTCTCCTATGCCGCGTTCACTCTCTACCATGTGTTCAAATTTCACGCGCGCTGGAGCGACCTCTTTCGCATTCTCGATCACTCCACCATCTATCTTCTCATTGCCGGTACCTACACCCCCTTCACCCTGGTGTTTCTGCGCGGCAACTGGGGCTGGACCCTATTTGCCGCCGTGTGGGGGCTGACCCTCGCCGGGGTGATGTTCAAGATCTTCTTCATCCACCGCTTCAAAATTCTCGCGCCGCTGATCTACCTGGGCATGGGCTGGCTGATCATTTTGGCCATCGAACCCGCCGTGGCCCTCATTCCCCGCCCCGCCATCCACCTGCTGGTCGCGGGCGGCCTCGCCTACAGCTTCGGCCTGATTTTCTACGCCTGGAAAGCCCTGCTCTTCCATCACGCCATCTGGCACCTGTTTGTCTTCGCAGGCAGTCTACTGCACTACCTGGCGGTGCTCTGGTACGTCATTCCCGCGCCGACGCCCTGA
- the pgaD gene encoding poly-beta-1,6-N-acetyl-D-glucosamine biosynthesis protein PgaD: MKPPIIENPRGATRTQRYGQGLLTAVFWVILVLLLRPLLTLGAWLVGGHLLFQTLGQSGGLSGIFRVPFVYLLVVALIGVVLIGWATYNLLRFRNNERRTRQPDPVTAAQLAGFFGVAEAKVRHWQGSRRIVMSHDELGRPGEG, encoded by the coding sequence ATGAAACCTCCCATCATTGAAAATCCCCGTGGCGCAACGCGTACGCAACGCTATGGACAAGGGCTTCTGACCGCGGTGTTTTGGGTGATCCTGGTTCTGCTGCTGCGGCCCTTGTTGACCCTGGGCGCCTGGTTGGTGGGCGGTCATTTGTTATTCCAGACTCTCGGGCAAAGCGGCGGACTCAGCGGCATTTTTCGGGTGCCTTTCGTTTATCTTTTGGTGGTGGCGCTTATCGGCGTGGTTCTCATCGGTTGGGCCACCTACAACCTGCTGCGCTTTCGCAACAACGAGCGCCGCACCCGCCAGCCCGACCCGGTGACGGCGGCGCAGCTGGCCGGATTTTTCGGCGTTGCGGAGGCCAAGGTGCGCCACTGGCAGGGCAGCAGGCGCATCGTCATGAGCCATGACGAACTGGGGCGGCCCGGCGAGGGATGA
- the pgaC gene encoding poly-beta-1,6-N-acetyl-D-glucosamine synthase — MLISYLEHIRGALLAFLFFYPLFMAYLWMIGAIYYYWRRERNQGGHQQEPKLREYPWVSLVVPCFNEGENVRDTIAALAAQTYPNFDIIAVNDGSSDDTGAILDELAQSYPQLRVLHFSENQGKAMGLRMAALSSPHEFLVCIDGDALLDPHATTWIMSHFVNGARVGAVTGNPRIRTRSTLLGKVQVGEFSAIIGMIKRAQRIYGRIFTVSGVVSGFRKAALHRVGYWSLDKVTEDIDISWKMQLNHWDIRFEPNALCWILMPETLRGLWKQRLRWAQGGYEVLLANLTGLFNWKRRRMWPVVLEFATSVIWSYSMLAVAVLWVLGYFLPLPDYLELPSMIPHWPGVVLGLTCLLQFAISLAIDSRYEKGLGRFYYWMIWYPLAFWLINLLTAIVGLPKALFRERGRRATWVSPDRGVAGGTEGVGT, encoded by the coding sequence ATGCTGATATCTTACCTTGAGCATATTCGCGGCGCGCTGTTGGCGTTTCTCTTTTTCTACCCGCTGTTCATGGCCTACCTGTGGATGATCGGCGCCATTTACTATTATTGGCGGCGCGAACGCAACCAGGGCGGTCATCAGCAAGAACCCAAGCTGCGTGAATATCCCTGGGTCTCGCTGGTGGTGCCCTGCTTCAACGAAGGCGAGAACGTGCGCGATACCATCGCCGCGCTGGCCGCGCAGACCTACCCCAATTTCGACATCATCGCCGTCAACGACGGCAGCAGCGACGATACGGGCGCCATCCTCGATGAATTGGCCCAGAGCTACCCCCAACTGCGGGTGCTGCATTTCAGCGAGAACCAGGGCAAGGCCATGGGGCTGCGCATGGCGGCGCTCTCCTCGCCCCACGAATTCCTCGTCTGCATCGACGGCGATGCCCTGCTCGATCCCCACGCCACCACCTGGATCATGAGCCATTTCGTTAACGGCGCGCGCGTCGGGGCGGTGACCGGCAATCCGCGCATCCGCACCCGCTCGACGCTGCTCGGCAAAGTCCAGGTGGGCGAATTTTCCGCCATCATCGGCATGATCAAGCGCGCCCAGCGCATCTACGGACGCATTTTCACCGTCTCGGGAGTGGTGTCGGGGTTTCGCAAGGCCGCCTTGCACCGGGTCGGCTATTGGAGCCTCGACAAGGTGACGGAAGACATCGACATCAGCTGGAAAATGCAGCTCAACCACTGGGACATCCGCTTCGAGCCCAACGCCCTGTGCTGGATTCTCATGCCCGAGACCTTGCGCGGGCTGTGGAAGCAGCGGTTGCGTTGGGCCCAGGGGGGCTATGAGGTGCTGCTGGCCAATCTGACCGGCCTGTTCAACTGGAAACGGCGGCGTATGTGGCCGGTGGTGCTGGAGTTCGCCACCAGTGTGATCTGGAGTTACAGCATGCTGGCCGTGGCGGTGCTCTGGGTGCTGGGCTATTTTTTGCCCCTGCCAGACTATCTGGAGCTGCCGTCCATGATCCCGCACTGGCCCGGGGTGGTGCTGGGGCTCACCTGCCTGTTGCAGTTCGCCATCAGCCTTGCCATTGATTCGCGCTACGAAAAAGGCCTGGGGCGGTTTTACTATTGGATGATCTGGTACCCTCTGGCCTTCTGGCTCATCAACCTGCTCACCGCCATCGTCGGTTTGCCCAAGGCCCTGTTCAGGGAGCGCGGCCGCCGCGCCACCTGGGTCAGTCCCGATCGCGGGGTCGCCGGAGGCACGGAAGGAGTGGGAACATGA
- the pgaB gene encoding poly-beta-1,6-N-acetyl-D-glucosamine N-deacetylase PgaB, with protein sequence MRSAFAAIFLLLSTLTAPALAGEFIVLCYHDVQTLVDDPDGMSVSRDNLVAQFSWLRENGYHPVSIDDLLAAQAGEKPLPPKAVLLTFDDGYASFYSLVFPLLKAFDFPAVVAPVGRWVDAEAGSLVAYGDTLVPRERFMTWEQLREVAASGLVEVASHSFDLHYGIQANPQGNEQPAMIARYYDAATGSYETDAAYESRLRADFERNSALFEQHLGMRPRVMVWPYGAYNRTAQALAREQGMDIALTLETGANRPSENLGAVRRILLLNDPSLRDFVWHLHNPLWERQAPVRVVHADLDYIYDPDPAQQEINLGLLLDRVQQLGVNTVYLQAFADPDGDGVADALYFPNRHLPMRADLFNRVAWQLKTRIGVEVYAWMPVLAFTLGEESDLVQVWKSDGTTAPDPDQYRRLSPFSPHALRWVGEIYEDLAKHAVFDGLLFHDDALLSDFEDAHPAALAAYRAAGLPEDIGTLHADPSLKRRWTRLKIQTLDDFTLHLAEVVRHWRPALKTARNLFALPVLERSSEAWFAQSLPRFLENYDYTALMAMPYMEEAGNPEAWLEELVRRVAETPDALSRVVFELQSVDWRRDNAPIPAARLAAQMRLMARLGARHYGYYPDDFIKGHPDIEKLMPVMSLRSHPYVP encoded by the coding sequence ATGCGTTCAGCCTTTGCGGCGATTTTTCTGCTTTTGTCCACGCTCACCGCCCCTGCGCTCGCCGGGGAGTTCATTGTCCTGTGTTATCACGACGTGCAGACCCTGGTGGATGACCCCGACGGGATGAGCGTGTCGCGCGACAATCTGGTCGCGCAGTTCAGTTGGCTGCGGGAGAACGGCTACCATCCGGTGAGCATCGACGATCTGCTGGCCGCCCAAGCGGGCGAAAAGCCTCTGCCGCCCAAGGCTGTGCTACTCACCTTTGATGACGGCTACGCCAGTTTTTATTCCCTGGTGTTCCCGCTGCTCAAGGCATTTGACTTTCCGGCGGTGGTGGCGCCCGTGGGCCGCTGGGTTGATGCCGAGGCCGGGAGCCTGGTGGCCTATGGTGACACCCTGGTGCCGCGCGAGCGCTTCATGACCTGGGAGCAATTGCGCGAGGTGGCGGCCTCGGGACTGGTGGAGGTGGCTTCCCACAGCTTTGATCTGCACTACGGCATTCAGGCCAACCCCCAGGGCAACGAGCAGCCGGCCATGATCGCGCGCTATTACGATGCGGCGACCGGGAGCTATGAAACCGATGCCGCGTACGAGTCCCGACTGCGCGCGGACTTTGAACGCAACAGCGCGCTGTTCGAACAACACCTGGGCATGCGCCCGCGCGTCATGGTGTGGCCCTACGGGGCCTACAATCGCACCGCCCAGGCTCTCGCCCGCGAGCAGGGTATGGACATCGCCCTGACCCTGGAAACCGGCGCCAACCGCCCATCCGAGAACCTTGGCGCCGTGCGACGGATTCTGCTGCTCAACGACCCCTCCCTGCGGGACTTCGTCTGGCATTTGCACAATCCCCTATGGGAGCGTCAAGCGCCAGTGCGGGTGGTGCATGCCGACCTCGATTACATCTACGACCCCGATCCCGCCCAGCAGGAGATCAACCTCGGTCTGCTGCTCGACCGGGTGCAACAACTCGGCGTCAACACCGTCTATCTGCAGGCCTTCGCCGACCCCGACGGCGATGGTGTTGCCGACGCCTTGTACTTTCCCAACCGCCATCTGCCCATGCGGGCCGATCTGTTCAATCGCGTAGCCTGGCAACTGAAAACCCGCATCGGCGTCGAGGTCTATGCCTGGATGCCGGTGCTGGCCTTTACCCTGGGCGAGGAGAGCGACCTGGTGCAGGTCTGGAAATCGGACGGCACGACGGCGCCCGATCCGGATCAATATCGGCGCCTTTCGCCTTTTTCGCCCCATGCACTGCGCTGGGTCGGCGAAATTTACGAGGATTTGGCCAAGCACGCGGTCTTTGACGGATTGCTGTTCCACGACGATGCGCTGCTCTCCGACTTCGAGGACGCGCATCCCGCCGCTCTGGCCGCCTACCGTGCCGCCGGCTTGCCCGAGGATATCGGCACTCTTCATGCCGATCCTTCCCTCAAGCGGCGCTGGACGCGTTTGAAGATTCAGACCCTCGACGATTTCACTCTGCATCTGGCCGAGGTCGTGCGCCACTGGCGGCCCGCCCTCAAAACCGCGCGCAACCTGTTCGCCCTGCCGGTACTCGAGCGCTCCAGCGAGGCCTGGTTCGCCCAAAGCCTGCCGCGGTTTCTGGAGAACTACGATTACACGGCGCTGATGGCCATGCCCTACATGGAGGAGGCCGGAAACCCCGAGGCGTGGCTTGAAGAATTGGTTCGGCGCGTGGCCGAAACGCCCGATGCTCTATCCCGGGTGGTCTTTGAGCTGCAAAGCGTTGATTGGCGACGGGACAACGCACCGATTCCCGCGGCCCGCCTGGCCGCGCAGATGCGACTCATGGCGCGTCTTGGGGCGCGTCACTACGGCTATTACCCCGATGATTTCATCAAGGGCCATCCCGACATCGAGAAACTGATGCCGGTCATGTCCCTGCGCTCCCATCCCTATGTGCCCTGA
- the pgaA gene encoding poly-beta-1,6 N-acetyl-D-glucosamine export porin PgaA, whose protein sequence is MTALLAPGAVQARLNLGLTQSQAEILGGPEALERLGAAYSQGLDEEVVIRVFPDKADLFEWMERFRVVEVGLVSLSRARDLPVGQFHDLALWEEMDVVFLSRQGTSSQRRALLRDLTKGFLQPDPVTVESPRPVREAPPVERDIPRPIQDIPQPVQEIPQPVPLAPPSPAHQRGIEMAREGHHAQALEILADLYVATPADPGLAYDYLTVLTWAGLDVEALIVAEPLDLDQAPLYVVEAVAKALRNEQRFDEAADTYAQALQRFPEEFDLGAGLAYTLAEAGRAAEAADQVAHLRRRYPQDARPLEVGIYVAQVSDDHAEALDLSQRLLDRDPRHEGALRARILALHGLGASHLAKELAIRDPQVVSREFHWRLQADRAAHEVRWGDFEPPTEPLRFARTDQALVAIETNLSALDPEDPAARPFILLGRFDRIVALRDRVLMREAVDEYESLLAEGVEIPDFVWAAAGDAYLYLEQPEEARDLYLQVLEADPGDFATQQALFYAYVELNDFAAARTLADALQAERSPWLNPGGSNLSAPNVERLDADVLAGLARLYARDLVEAQERFEAMHAVAPRNPGLVRELGNVQGARGWPRRAQRTYKDGLAIKPDHLGLGMGMASTHLGLHEFDLAGDEIADLDRRFPENRQVQSLKRLWDVHQMRELRASAAFSDSSATGPNERELRLRSTLFSAPFLTHYRLFVEGFWSRGNFPEGRGTYQRYGGGLEYRGRDWQGTAALSFNHSDGSDLGLALAATWQPDDHWSVPLSLEKFSADTPLRALRNGVHADALGLGADYRWSELRRMGLHGRFMDFSDGNQRAILSGYLRQRLHTRPMYTLDGVVDLSTSTNKRSDVPYFSPDHDLSAVLTLDNDWQLYRRYSRAFGHRLAVSGGAYWQQDFGTRPVASLLYEHYWQTAERFYLVYGGALSRWAYDGRGETGSEYFIRLNWRL, encoded by the coding sequence ATGACGGCGCTGCTTGCGCCCGGCGCGGTGCAGGCACGCCTGAATCTCGGACTGACGCAAAGCCAGGCCGAGATTCTTGGCGGGCCCGAAGCGTTGGAGCGCCTTGGCGCGGCTTATTCCCAGGGCCTCGATGAAGAGGTGGTGATTCGGGTTTTTCCCGATAAGGCCGATCTGTTCGAATGGATGGAGCGTTTTCGGGTTGTGGAGGTGGGCCTGGTTTCGCTGAGCCGCGCCCGCGACCTGCCGGTGGGGCAATTTCATGATCTCGCCCTCTGGGAAGAAATGGATGTGGTGTTTCTCTCTCGTCAGGGCACCTCATCGCAACGGCGCGCCCTTTTGCGCGATCTGACCAAAGGTTTTTTGCAGCCTGATCCGGTGACTGTTGAGTCGCCGCGTCCCGTTCGGGAAGCCCCGCCGGTTGAGCGGGACATCCCACGGCCCATTCAGGATATCCCACAACCGGTACAGGAAATCCCCCAACCCGTTCCCCTTGCACCTCCTTCGCCCGCTCATCAGCGTGGGATTGAAATGGCGCGCGAAGGTCATCATGCGCAAGCTCTGGAGATTCTGGCCGACCTCTACGTGGCTACGCCCGCTGATCCTGGTTTGGCCTACGATTATCTGACCGTTCTCACCTGGGCGGGCCTGGATGTCGAAGCGCTGATCGTCGCGGAACCCCTCGACCTGGACCAGGCGCCTCTCTATGTCGTCGAGGCCGTCGCCAAAGCCTTGCGCAATGAGCAGCGCTTTGACGAGGCGGCCGACACCTATGCCCAGGCCCTGCAACGCTTCCCCGAGGAGTTCGACCTGGGCGCGGGCCTGGCCTACACCCTGGCCGAAGCCGGCCGCGCCGCGGAGGCCGCTGACCAAGTGGCGCATCTGCGCCGGCGCTATCCCCAGGATGCGCGGCCCCTGGAGGTGGGGATTTACGTCGCGCAGGTCAGCGACGACCATGCCGAGGCTCTGGATCTGAGCCAACGCCTGCTTGATCGCGATCCGCGCCATGAGGGAGCGCTGCGAGCGCGAATTCTCGCCCTGCACGGTTTGGGCGCCAGCCATTTGGCCAAGGAACTGGCGATCCGCGATCCCCAGGTGGTGTCGCGGGAATTTCATTGGCGCCTGCAGGCCGACCGTGCGGCCCATGAGGTGCGTTGGGGAGATTTTGAGCCGCCCACGGAGCCTTTGCGCTTTGCGCGAACCGATCAGGCCCTGGTGGCCATCGAGACAAACCTCTCCGCTCTTGATCCCGAGGATCCGGCGGCACGTCCGTTTATCCTCCTGGGCCGTTTTGACCGGATTGTCGCCCTGCGTGACCGGGTACTCATGCGCGAGGCCGTGGATGAATATGAAAGCTTGCTCGCCGAGGGGGTCGAGATACCGGACTTTGTCTGGGCGGCGGCGGGTGACGCTTATCTTTACCTGGAGCAGCCGGAAGAGGCGCGCGATCTGTACCTGCAAGTGCTTGAAGCCGACCCCGGGGATTTCGCCACGCAGCAAGCCTTGTTCTATGCCTATGTGGAACTCAACGACTTCGCCGCCGCGCGGACTCTGGCTGATGCCCTGCAAGCCGAGCGCTCGCCCTGGCTTAACCCGGGCGGCAGCAACCTGTCCGCGCCCAATGTCGAGCGGCTTGATGCCGATGTGCTGGCCGGTCTGGCGCGGTTGTATGCGCGGGATCTGGTCGAGGCCCAGGAGCGGTTCGAGGCCATGCATGCGGTTGCGCCGCGCAACCCCGGTCTGGTCCGGGAATTGGGCAATGTCCAAGGGGCACGCGGCTGGCCGCGCCGTGCCCAGCGGACCTACAAGGATGGTCTGGCCATCAAACCGGATCACCTCGGGCTGGGCATGGGTATGGCCTCCACCCACCTGGGTCTTCACGAGTTCGACCTTGCCGGGGATGAGATCGCCGACCTTGATCGGCGTTTTCCCGAAAACCGCCAGGTGCAAAGCCTCAAGCGCCTGTGGGATGTGCACCAGATGCGCGAGCTGCGGGCCTCCGCGGCCTTTTCCGACAGCAGCGCCACCGGTCCCAACGAGCGCGAGTTGCGTCTACGCAGCACCCTGTTCTCGGCGCCTTTCCTTACCCATTACCGCTTGTTTGTCGAAGGGTTCTGGAGTCGCGGCAATTTTCCCGAAGGACGCGGCACCTATCAGCGCTATGGCGGTGGTCTGGAATATCGCGGTCGCGATTGGCAGGGGACTGCCGCTCTGAGCTTCAATCACAGCGACGGCAGCGACCTGGGGTTGGCCTTGGCCGCGACCTGGCAGCCCGACGATCACTGGTCGGTGCCGCTTTCCCTGGAGAAGTTCAGCGCCGATACGCCCCTGCGCGCCCTGCGCAACGGCGTGCATGCCGACGCCCTGGGCCTGGGGGCCGATTACCGCTGGAGCGAGCTGAGGCGCATGGGCCTGCACGGGCGGTTCATGGATTTTTCCGACGGCAACCAGCGCGCCATCCTGAGCGGTTATTTGCGGCAACGCCTGCATACCCGCCCCATGTACACCCTTGACGGCGTTGTGGACCTGAGCACCTCGACCAACAAGAGATCCGATGTCCCCTACTTCAGCCCCGATCATGATCTAAGCGCGGTGCTGACCCTGGACAACGACTGGCAGCTCTATCGCCGCTACAGTCGAGCCTTTGGTCACCGCCTGGCGGTTTCCGGCGGAGCCTACTGGCAGCAGGACTTTGGAACCCGCCCCGTCGCTTCGCTGCTCTATGAGCACTACTGGCAGACTGCCGAGCGTTTTTATCTGGTCTACGGCGGAGCTTTAAGCCGCTGGGCCTACGATGGGCGCGGTGAGACCGGCAGTGAATATTTTATCAGGCTCAACTGGAGGCTTTGA
- the murB gene encoding UDP-N-acetylmuramate dehydrogenase, with protein sequence MTATADSLAQPLLAQLLDLEIGKAYTREPLARHCSWHIGGPADVLVEPESVAQVARLVRFARRHAIPLLTIGQGTNLLFDDAGVRGIVLKIGARMADLRIEGNRILAEAGVWVPHLARQAARAGLGGLEHIIGIPGTLGGLVLMNGGSRRRGIGENVRRVWVIDPEGNERILGPEDCAFSYRHSALQEMGVIVVRAELECAPGDPRAIRRAMVCDLRERRLKFPRKEPNCGSVFLSTAEMHAGVGPPGKIIEEAGLKGTRIGGAEVSPRHANFIVNCGGASAADVLRLIAHIRQVVHERIGFDLRCEVRYVDPHARLMPADQAPRAAFRT encoded by the coding sequence ATGACTGCAACGGCAGATTCCCTTGCCCAGCCCCTGCTTGCCCAACTTCTAGACCTGGAGATCGGCAAGGCCTATACTCGTGAGCCCCTCGCGCGCCATTGCAGCTGGCACATCGGCGGCCCCGCCGATGTGCTGGTCGAACCGGAATCCGTCGCCCAGGTGGCACGCCTGGTGCGCTTCGCCCGCCGGCACGCCATTCCGCTGTTGACCATCGGCCAGGGCACCAACCTGTTGTTCGACGACGCCGGCGTGCGCGGCATTGTCCTCAAGATCGGCGCTCGCATGGCCGATCTTCGCATCGAAGGCAACCGCATCCTCGCCGAGGCCGGCGTCTGGGTGCCGCACCTGGCGCGCCAGGCGGCCAGGGCCGGTTTGGGCGGTTTGGAGCATATCATAGGCATTCCCGGAACGCTGGGGGGATTGGTGCTGATGAACGGCGGCAGCCGGCGGCGCGGCATCGGCGAGAACGTGCGGCGGGTGTGGGTGATTGATCCCGAGGGAAATGAGCGGATTCTCGGACCCGAGGACTGCGCCTTCTCCTACCGCCACAGCGCCCTGCAGGAGATGGGCGTCATCGTGGTGCGCGCCGAGCTGGAGTGCGCGCCGGGCGATCCCCGCGCCATCCGCCGCGCCATGGTCTGCGACCTGCGCGAACGACGCCTTAAATTTCCGCGCAAAGAACCCAACTGCGGCTCGGTCTTTCTCAGCACCGCCGAGATGCACGCCGGCGTCGGCCCGCCGGGCAAGATCATCGAAGAGGCCGGCCTCAAGGGCACCCGCATCGGCGGCGCCGAGGTCAGCCCGCGCCACGCCAACTTCATCGTCAATTGCGGCGGCGCCAGCGCCGCCGACGTGCTGCGCCTCATCGCCCACATCCGCCAGGTGGTGCATGAGCGCATCGGCTTCGATCTGCGCTGCGAAGTACGCTACGTCGACCCGCACGCGCGCCTCATGCCCGCCGACCAGGCGCCGCGGGCGGCGTTTCGCACCTAA
- a CDS encoding DUF4197 domain-containing protein: MFNLSFRSKISVSMIVVFLLGLMAASTVPAQGSWLQKGRDLLRGGSPATTGDLSNQQIAAGLKEALRVGSENVVGQLGTLNGFNADPQVRIPLPNSLERVRSTLRPLGMSPVLDDLEVRLNRAAEVATPRAKQLFLQSIEAMTLEDVMGIYNGPPDAATRYFQGKMSTPLAAEMRPIVAESLAEVGAVQSFDTVMSRYRALPLAPEIDADLTGYVVDKGMEGIFYYLAQEEAAIRQNPVKRTTELLRQVFGANP; the protein is encoded by the coding sequence ATGTTTAATTTGTCTTTTCGCTCAAAAATCTCCGTGTCAATGATCGTCGTTTTCCTTCTGGGCCTGATGGCGGCATCGACCGTCCCGGCGCAGGGCAGTTGGCTGCAAAAAGGGCGCGACCTGCTGCGCGGCGGCTCACCGGCGACCACCGGCGACCTGTCCAATCAGCAGATCGCCGCCGGACTCAAGGAGGCCCTGCGCGTAGGCTCGGAAAATGTGGTGGGACAACTGGGAACCCTCAACGGCTTCAATGCCGATCCCCAGGTGCGCATTCCCCTGCCCAACAGCCTTGAGCGGGTGCGCTCAACCCTGCGGCCCCTGGGCATGTCCCCCGTGCTCGATGACCTGGAGGTGCGGCTCAACCGCGCCGCCGAAGTCGCCACGCCCAGGGCGAAACAGCTTTTCCTGCAATCCATCGAGGCTATGACGCTGGAGGACGTCATGGGCATCTACAATGGCCCGCCCGATGCCGCCACACGATATTTTCAAGGCAAGATGTCGACGCCCCTGGCCGCTGAAATGCGTCCCATCGTCGCGGAGAGCCTCGCCGAAGTCGGCGCGGTGCAATCCTTTGACACCGTTATGAGCCGCTATCGCGCACTGCCGCTGGCGCCCGAAATCGACGCCGACTTGACCGGCTATGTGGTGGATAAGGGCATGGAGGGAATTTTTTACTATCTCGCCCAGGAAGAGGCCGCCATCCGCCAGAATCCCGTCAAGCGCACCACCGAACTCCTCCGGCAGGTATTCGGCGCGAATCCTTAA
- a CDS encoding RNA polymerase sigma factor produces MLPADEQLMAAYAEGDMQAFELLYHRHRERILGYLFNRLRDRDEAEEVFQTVFAKLHAARDRYREDIPFLPWIFTIARNALIDHLRKNQSVSRHLTFTDDAGVDVADPRTQRLPIGDALAELSSLSPGQRQVLELRFDQDLSFEDIALQLQTSSGNARQLVSRAVRRLRKILSGKEM; encoded by the coding sequence ATGCTTCCGGCGGACGAACAACTCATGGCGGCCTATGCCGAGGGTGACATGCAGGCCTTTGAACTGCTCTACCACCGGCACAGGGAGCGGATTCTCGGCTATCTCTTCAACCGCCTGCGCGATCGTGACGAGGCCGAGGAAGTGTTCCAGACGGTCTTCGCCAAACTGCACGCTGCGCGGGACAGATACCGCGAGGACATCCCCTTTCTACCCTGGATCTTCACCATCGCGCGCAACGCGCTGATCGATCACCTGCGCAAAAACCAATCCGTGAGCCGGCACCTCACATTCACCGACGATGCCGGGGTGGACGTCGCCGATCCGCGCACCCAGCGTCTGCCCATCGGCGATGCCCTGGCCGAGCTCTCCAGCCTCAGCCCCGGTCAACGCCAGGTGCTGGAGCTGCGCTTCGATCAGGATTTATCCTTCGAGGACATCGCTCTTCAGCTCCAGACCAGCTCGGGCAACGCCCGCCAACTGGTGAGCCGCGCCGTGCGGCGGTTGCGCAAGATTTTATCCGGCAAGGAGATGTGA